A region of Haliotis asinina isolate JCU_RB_2024 chromosome 9, JCU_Hal_asi_v2, whole genome shotgun sequence DNA encodes the following proteins:
- the LOC137296753 gene encoding uncharacterized protein has product MFTRLHIQAREDVIRYHVTPAASLWPSLDEESDCRSLASSPSPSPDPLSVFTPFWARPDHGETLPAPVTITYVDYYPVPSDDDSDYWVYEDEDDDSFVEDIHPVRKALRRVAAFFRRVFS; this is encoded by the exons atgtttacaaggctgcatattcaag cacgggaagacgtgatccggtatcatgtcactcctgctgctagtctatggccgtcgctggatgaggaatccgactgt CGATCCCTGGCTTCGTCCCCGAGCCCCTCTCCCGACCCTCTGAGCgttttcaccccgttctgggcccgccctgaccacggagagacgctccctgccccagtcactatcacctatgtcgactattatcctgtcccaagtgacgacgacagtgactactgggtctatgaggacgaggacgacgacagcttcgtggaggatattcatcccgtgaggaaggcgctgaggagagtggctgccttcttcaggagagtattctcgtag
- the LOC137296835 gene encoding uncharacterized protein, whose translation MFTRLHIQAREDVIRYHVTPAASLWPSLDEESDCRSLASSPSLSPDPLSVFTPFWARPDHGETFPAPVTITYVDYYPVPSDDDSDYWVYEDEDDDSFVEDIHPVRKALRRVAAFFRRVFS comes from the exons atgtttacaaggctgcatattcaag cacgggaagacgtgatccggtatcatgtcactcctgctgctagtctatggccgtcgctggatgaggaatccgactgt CGATCCCTGGCTTCGTCCCCGAGCCTCTCTCCCGACCCTCTGAGCgttttcaccccgttctgggcccgccctgaccacggagAGACGTTCCCTGCCCCAGTCACTATCACCTATGTCGACTATTATCCTGtcccaagtgacgacgacagtgactactgggtctatgaggacgaggacgacgacagcttcgtggaggatattcatcccgtgaggaaggcgctgaggagagtggctgccttcttcaggagagtattctcgtag
- the LOC137296853 gene encoding uncharacterized protein, with translation MFTRLHIQAREDVIRYHVTPAASLWPSLDEESDCRSLASSPSPSPDPLSVFTPFWARPDHGETLPAPVTITYVDYYPVPSDDDSDYWVYEDEDDDSFVEDIHPVRKALRRVAAFFSRVFS, from the exons atgtttacaaggctgcatattcaag cacgggaagacgtgatccggtatcatgtcactcctgctgctagtctatggccgtcgctggatgaggaatccgactgt CGATCCCTGGCTTCGTCCCCGAGCCCCTCTCCCGACCCTCTGAGCgttttcaccccgttctgggcccgccctgaccacggagagacgctccctgccccagtcactatcacctatgtcgactattatcctgtcccaagtgacgacgacagtgactactgggtctatgaggacgaggacgacgacagcttcgtggaggatattcatcccgtgaggaaggcgctgaggagagtggctgccttcttcagtagagtattctcgtag